The segment TGTGCCCCTGGAACGCCGGAAGGCAGGCGAGCACTTACCGCACCCGATCAACTTAGAAGGGCAAGGGGCACGATAGCAGTCCAGGCCGGTCAAGTCTGCCGTGGATCCATCTCGGCAGGATCGAGCGGCCGGGCCGAAAGCCCCAATCCCATCGCAGCCATCACGCGCAGCACCGTTGAGAACTTCGGGTCGCCTTGCTCGCCGAGGGACTTGTAGAGGCTCGTCCGCCCGACATTCGCCTCGGCGGCGATCTCCCCCATGCCGAGGGATCGCGCCACCTGGCTGAGGGCCCGTCGAAACTCCGCGGGATCGCCGTCATGCATGGCATCCGACAGGTAAGCCGCGCGCGCCTCCGCGCTGTCGAGATAGTCGGCCTCGTCGAACTCCGGCAGCGTGCTCACATCAATCTTCTTCGTCATCGCCCACATCTCCAATCGTCGATGCAAGAGTTTTCGCTTTCGCGATGTCGGCTTGCTGACTGTCCTTGCCGCCACCCAACAAAAGCACCACGATCGTTCGGCCTCGCTGGGTAAAATACACGCGGTATCCCGGCCCGAAGTCGATACGCAGTTCACTGACACCGCCGCTGACCGGCTTGACTT is part of the Acuticoccus sediminis genome and harbors:
- a CDS encoding addiction module antidote protein, giving the protein MTKKIDVSTLPEFDEADYLDSAEARAAYLSDAMHDGDPAEFRRALSQVARSLGMGEIAAEANVGRTSLYKSLGEQGDPKFSTVLRVMAAMGLGLSARPLDPAEMDPRQT
- a CDS encoding type II toxin-antitoxin system RelE/ParE family toxin; amino-acid sequence: MSIVPLPEFDKWLRRFREVRARAVIARRIGRMKAGNFGEVKPVSGGVSELRIDFGPGYRVYFTQRGRTIVVLLLGGGKDSQQADIAKAKTLASTIGDVGDDEED